Proteins encoded together in one Temnothorax longispinosus isolate EJ_2023e chromosome 5, Tlon_JGU_v1, whole genome shotgun sequence window:
- the LOC139812735 gene encoding uncharacterized protein → MALETPAWLNLCFVEKILRKSEGDNSIQVIDIVSKPATAKGDNYTSDMIRVTAEFSRDQGGSKITEKKSIIVKISPLVEGIRQDMIELSGMFHTEISMMSDTLDKMNKLLGPEHRLSGKGLYVQNKNPTLLVMEDLAPLGFRMADRLSGLDLAHTILALDGLARFHATSIAICEKEPKQKEMYSKGMFNEQYPPEMSNFFNMSVKALADEVANWPGMKKYSEKIAKLTDHIYKIGINATKPCEDEFNVINHGDFWVNNMLFKYDNNGKPIQHICVDFQLCVYTSPAIDLQYFLSTSPSPDVIENKKDVLLNEYLSALSATMKRLGCKTQPPTIEELKATLKRRASYGMIASFSILPIVLCCKTEAKDLDEIMSSGSYSNPGLKGESYKKLMMKRLPMYDEWGLLDL, encoded by the exons ATGGCCCTAGAGACACCGGCATGGCTGAATCTATGCTTCGTCGAGAAGATCCTGCGAAAGTCGGAAGGCGACAACTCGATTCAGGTGATCGATATAGTCTCGAAACCGGCCACGGCTAAGGGTGACAACTACACCAGCGACATGATTAGGGTTACTGCCGAATTTTCGCGTGACCAAGGCGGCAGTAAAATTACGGAGAAGAAATCAATCATTGTCAAAATCTCGCCTCTAGTTGAAGGCATTCGTCAGGACATG aTCGAATTATCAGGCATGTTTCACACCGAGATATCGATGATGTCAGATACTTTGGATAAAATGAATAAGTTGTTAGGGCCGGAGCATCGCTTAAGCGGGAAAGGCCTATacgtgcaaaataaaaatccaaCGCTTCTGGTGATGGAGGATCTCGCGCCTCTCGGCTTTCGCATGGCCGATCGTCTGTCTGGCCTTGACCTAGCTCATACCATATTGGCGCTTGACGGACTAGCCAGGTTCCACGCAACTTCAATAGCCATATGCGAGAAG gAACCAAAGCAAAAAGAGATGTATTCGAAAGGAATGTTTAACGAGCAGTACCCACCAGAAAtgagcaatttttttaatatgagtGTTAAAGCTTTAGCAGATGAGGTTGCAAATTGGCCGGGAATGAAAAA atactCGGAAAAAATTGCTAAACTCACCGaccacatatataaaataggtaTAAATGCAACCAAGCCATGTGAGGATGAATTCAATGTTATTAATCACGGTGATTTTTGGGTAAACAATATGTTGTTCAAATATGACAATAATGGCAAACCTATTCAGCACATTTGT GTGGACTTCCAACTATGTGTCTACACATCGCCGGCAATCGATCTTCAGTATTTTCTCAGTACAAGTCCTTCCCCGGATGTCATTGAAAACAAGAaagatgttttattaaatgaatatCTTAGCGCACTGTCGGCGACTATGAAGCGACTGGGCTGCAAGACGCAGCCACCCACCATAGAAGAACTGAAAGCTACCCTAAAACGTAGAGCCAGCTATGGAATGATAGCATCCTTCTCAATTTTACCGATCGTGCTGTGCTGTAAGACTGAGGCGAAAGATTTGGATGAAATCATGAGCAGTGGCTCTTATTCAAATCCGGGTCTAAAGGGCgagagttataaaaaattgatgatGAAGAGACTTCCAATGTATGACGAATGGGGTTTGCTAGATCTTTAA